In the Sarcophilus harrisii chromosome 1, mSarHar1.11, whole genome shotgun sequence genome, one interval contains:
- the LOC100931375 gene encoding olfactory receptor 1361-like produces the protein MEGGNQSGVSEFILLGLSDEPEQQRLLFFLFLLMYLITGLGNLLIMMAIISDPHLHTPMYFFLSNLSLADICFTSTTIPKMLNNHISKNRTIPYAGCLTQVFFFILFGGIDSFLLTSMAYDRYVAICAPLHYNTIMTPKVCVLLVLVSWSWAITNSLTHTVLLTRLSFCGHNQIPHFFCDLSPFLKLACSDTYINDLMVYTVGAPTVFLPFIGILISYAHIFMAVMKISSVIGKQKVFSTCASHLTVVCLFYGTVIGVYFSPTSTHIAQQDIAATVLYTVVTPMLNPFIYSLRNKDMKGALRMLIIRKLGFTL, from the coding sequence ATGGAAGGTGGAAATCAGTCTGGAGTATCAGAATTCATCCTTCTGGGTCTTTCAGACGAGCCAGAGCAGCAGAGGCTCCTATTCTTCCTGTTTCTTCTCATGTACTTGATCACAGGACTGGGCAACCTGCTCATCATGATGGCTATTATCTCTGACCCACACCTCCACACTCCCATGTACTTCTTCCTCAGTAATTTGTCCCTGGCTGACATCTGCTTCACCTCCACCACAATTCCCAAGATGCTGAATAACCACATATCCAAAAACAGAACAATTCCTTATGCTGGGTGCCTGACACAAGTattcttcttcattttgtttgGTGGGATTGATAGTTTCCTCCTCACTTCCATGGCTTATGACCGCTATGTGGCTATTTGTGCACCCCTACACTATAACACAATCATGACTCCAAAGGTCTGTGTCCTTCTAGTACTAGTGTCTTGGTCTTGGGCCATTACTAATTCCCTGACACATACCGTCTTGCTGACTCGATTGTCATTCTGTGGCCACAatcaaatccctcattttttctGTGACCTCAGTCCCTTTTTGAAATTGGCCTGCTCAGACACCTACATCAATGACTTAATGGTCTACACAGTGGGAGCACCAACAGTATTTCTACCCTTCATTGGAATACTCATTTCCTATGCACACATTTTCATGGCTGTAATGAAGATCTCTTCTGTTATTGGGAAACAGAAAGTTTTCTCTACCTGTGCTTCCCATCTCACTGTGGTCTGTCTTTTCTATGGGACAGTCATTGGAGTGTACTTCAGCCCCACATCCACGCATATAGCCCAACAAGATATAGCAGCAACTGTGCTGTACACGGTTGTCACTCCCATGCTGAACCCTTTCATATATAGCCTAAGAAATAAGGACATGAAAGGAGCCTTGAGGATGCTCATCATTAGGAAACTAGGATTCACTCTATGA
- the LOC100931640 gene encoding olfactory receptor 1361-like, producing MEGKNNSIVSEFILLGLSDEPEQQRLLFFLFLLMYLITGLGNLLIMLAISSDPHLHTPVYFFLSNLSLVDICFTSTTIPKMLSNHISKNRTIPYAGCLTQVFFFIWFAGIDSILLTAMAYDRYVAICAPLHYNTIMTPRVCVLLVLVCWSWAITNSLIHTVLLIRLSFCGHNEIPHFFCDLSPLLKLACSDTFINDLMVYTVGALTAFLPFIGILLSYAHIFIAIMKISSVRGMQKVFSTCGSHLAVVCLFYGTVIGVYFTPTSTHTAQQDTAAAVIYTLITPMLNPFIYSLRNKDMKGALRMLITRKLGFTV from the coding sequence atggaagggaaaaataattctaTAGTTTCAGAGTTCATCCTTCTGGGTCTTTCAGATGAGCCAGAGCAACAGAGGCTCCTGTTCTTCCTATTCCTCCTTATGTACCTGATCACAGGGCTGGGAAACCTTCTCATCATGCTGGCTATAAGTTCTGACCCACACCTCCACACTCCTGTGTACTTTTTCCTCAGTAACTTGTCCCTGGTTGACATCTGCTTCACCTCTACCACCATTCCCAAGATGCTGAGCAATCACATATCCAAAAACAGAACAATTCCTTATGCTGGGTGCCTGACACAAGTATTCTTCTTTATTTGGTTTGCAGGGATTGATAGTATCCTCCTCACTGCCATGGCTTATGACCGCTATGTGGCTATTTGTGCACCCCTACACTATAACACAATCATGACTCCGAGGGTCTGTGTCCTTCTAGTACTAGTGTGTTGGTCTTGGGCCATTACTAATTCCCTGATACACACCGTCTTGCTGATTCGATTGTCATTCTGTGGCCACAATgaaattcctcattttttctgTGACCTCAGTCCCCTTTTGAAGTTAGCCTGCTCTGACACTTTTATAAATGATTTGATGGTCTACACAGTGGGAGCACTGACAGCATTTCTCCCCTTCATTGGAATACTCCTCTCCTATGCACACATTTTCATCGCCATAATGAAGATTTCATCTGTGAGAGGGATGCAGAAAGTTTTCTCCACCTGTGGTTCCCATCTCGCTGTGGTCTGTCTTTTCTATGGAACAGTCATTGGGGTGTACTTCACTCCCACATCTACCCATACAGCCCAACAAGATACAGCAGCAGCTGTGATCTACACTCTGATCACCCCCATGCTGAATCCTTTCATCTACAGTCTAAGAAATAAGGACATGAAAGGAGCCTTGAGGATGCTCATCACTAGGAAACTAGGATTCACTGTATGA